Genomic segment of Candidatus Polarisedimenticolaceae bacterium:
GCCGAGGCGTTCACCTACCCCGCCGGCGATCGCGTGGACGAGTACCGGGGAAGCGCGCGGTCCGCCCTCGAGGAGGCCCGCACCGCCTACAACAACAAGCAGTGGGAGGAGTCCCGGTACGCGGCGCTGCGTTCCGAGGGCCTGGCCCAGAAGGCGATCGACCTCGCGCGCGGCGAGGGGGCCGCCGACCGCGAGGTCCGGCTGTCGCGCCTGGAGGGAGACGTCCGGGTCAAGCGCGTCGGGGAATTCGCATGGGAGCCCGCGACCCGGAACATGACGTTGCGCGTCGGGGACCAGATCAAGACCGCGGAGAACGGCTCGGCGGAGATCCTGTACCTGGGCGGAACGCGGACCACGATCGAGAAGGGGTCGCTCCTGGAGATCCGGCAGGTCGCCGAGGACCCCGAGACGAAGGTCCGCCAGGTCAAGGAACGCCTGAGCTGGGGAGAGATCCTCGCCTCCACCCAGCGCAACGCCCGCGGCTCCTTCCACGAAGTCGCGACGGAGTCGGTGACCGCGCGCGCGGAGGAGGGGGGCGACTTCCGCGTCGCCGTCGACAAGGACAAGAAGACCGCGGCGTTCGACGCGCTGACCGGGACGATCCAGCTGGATGTCGGCGACCGGAAGGAGTCGGTGGCGCCGGGCGAGCGCGTCCGGGCGACCGCCGACGGGCGGCTGCTCGGCAAGGAGAGGCTCCCCGGGGTGCCCCGCCTCGTCGCACCCGTCGACCAGCGCGTGTTCGTCCACGAGGATCCCAAGAGCGCCCAGACCACGCTGACGTGGGAGCCGGTCGAGGGCGCCGAGCGTTATCGGCTCGTGATCGCGAACAAGCCGCTGTTCGGCTCGCCGCTTTACGAGGCCGACCGGAAGGAAACGACGGTGGTGCTCGACGCCGTCCCGGCGGGGGAGTACTTCTGGCGCGTCGCCGCCGTGAGCTCCCAGGGAGCCGCCGGCCCGTTCTGCGAGCCGAGGCGCTTCCGCATCACCTCCCAGAAGATCCGGGACCGGGAGGACACGACCCCGCCCGAGCTCCAGATCACCGAGAAGGTGCAGACCGGGTCGATGCTCATCCTCAACGGGAAGACCGAGCCCGGCGCCGTCCTGTGGGTCGACGACGAGAAGGTCGAGGTCAGCGAGGACGGGTCGTTCTACGCCGTCGTCCGCCTCCGGAAGGAGGGGGTCAACGAGGTCGTCCTCATGGTGCAGGACGCCGCCGGGAATCAGAAGCACCTCTCCCAGAAGGCCTACGTGGATTCCTTCTGATCGAGAAAACCCGGCAGGAACTTGCCTGCCGGGACTTCGCGTCCCTATGATTGGGCCGGAATAGCGCGAAAACGAGGAAATCCATGTCCTGGTCGCCCAAAGGCCTCCTCTCCATGTTCTCGAACGACCTGGCCATCGATCTGGGCACGGCCAACTCGCTCGTCTACGCCCGCGGTCGCGGGATCGTGGTGAGCGAGCCTTCGATCGTCGCGGTCAACCAGAAAACGGGCGCGGTCGAGGCTGTCGGCGCGGCGGCGAAGGAGATGCTCGGCCGGACGCCGGGGAACATCGTCGCGATCCGCCCCATGAAGGACGGCGTCATCGCGGACTTCGAGCACACCGAGCGCATGCTCTCGCATTTCATCGAGAAGG
This window contains:
- a CDS encoding FecR domain-containing protein, encoding MPPNPQRSRIVLDWFTVSYRSVFLAGLAVLLIVAAAVWWLWFAPTGDRADAAEAIRRAGEKVAEAFTYPAGDRVDEYRGSARSALEEARTAYNNKQWEESRYAALRSEGLAQKAIDLARGEGAADREVRLSRLEGDVRVKRVGEFAWEPATRNMTLRVGDQIKTAENGSAEILYLGGTRTTIEKGSLLEIRQVAEDPETKVRQVKERLSWGEILASTQRNARGSFHEVATESVTARAEEGGDFRVAVDKDKKTAAFDALTGTIQLDVGDRKESVAPGERVRATADGRLLGKERLPGVPRLVAPVDQRVFVHEDPKSAQTTLTWEPVEGAERYRLVIANKPLFGSPLYEADRKETTVVLDAVPAGEYFWRVAAVSSQGAAGPFCEPRRFRITSQKIRDREDTTPPELQITEKVQTGSMLILNGKTEPGAVLWVDDEKVEVSEDGSFYAVVRLRKEGVNEVVLMVQDAAGNQKHLSQKAYVDSF